From Salinirubellus salinus, the proteins below share one genomic window:
- a CDS encoding translation initiation factor IF-6 translates to MLRAALNGSSYVGVFARATDDCLLVRPDVEESLLSDFESELEVPAVRTTVGGSATVGALATGNENGLLVSSRVEDTERERIAETTDLPVRELPGRINAAGNVVLANDTGAYVHPDLSRTAVQAVEDALAVPVERGDLAGVRTVGTAAVATDRGVLCHPKSTDEELDFLEDLLGVPADIGTINYGGPLVGSGLVANGAGYVAGQQTTGPELGRIEDALGYID, encoded by the coding sequence GTGCTCCGCGCGGCCCTCAACGGTTCGTCCTACGTCGGCGTCTTCGCCCGCGCGACGGACGACTGTCTGCTCGTTCGCCCCGACGTCGAGGAGTCGCTACTCTCCGACTTCGAGTCGGAGCTCGAGGTCCCCGCCGTCCGTACGACAGTCGGTGGCTCCGCGACGGTGGGTGCCCTCGCCACCGGCAACGAGAACGGCCTGCTCGTGAGTAGCCGCGTCGAGGACACCGAACGCGAGCGTATCGCCGAGACCACGGACCTCCCGGTCCGCGAACTCCCCGGCCGCATCAACGCCGCCGGCAACGTCGTCCTCGCCAACGACACCGGCGCCTACGTCCACCCCGACCTCTCCCGGACGGCCGTCCAGGCCGTCGAGGACGCGCTCGCGGTGCCCGTCGAGCGCGGTGACCTCGCCGGCGTCCGCACCGTGGGGACGGCCGCCGTCGCCACCGACCGCGGCGTCCTCTGTCACCCGAAATCGACCGACGAGGAGCTGGACTTCCTCGAGGACCTGCTCGGCGTGCCCGCCGACATCGGGACCATCAACTACGGCGGCCCGCTCGTCGGCTCCGGCCTCGTGGCGAACGGGGCCGGCTACGTCGCCGGCCAGCAGACCACCGGTCCGGAACTGGGTCGCATCGAGGACGCGCTGGGCTACATCGACTGA